The following are from one region of the Biomphalaria glabrata chromosome 12, xgBioGlab47.1, whole genome shotgun sequence genome:
- the LOC106055963 gene encoding mediator of RNA polymerase II transcription subunit 21-like, translating into MADRLTQLQDAVTQQAEHFYNSIGVLQQSAPSSPFPGFEKPGCKPSSPPPQEDYAALFAKLITRTAKDIDVLIDNLPSEDSSTELQVASLQKLELENQEEAEKLEEIVARGEQLLKTIQKSLEQIAASQLYSQGLESNFSPSRI; encoded by the exons atggcTGATCGATTAACACAGTTGCAGGATGCTGTTACTCAG CAAGCTGAACACTTCTACAACAGTATTGGAGTTCTACAGCAAAGTGCACCCAGCAGTCCATTCCCAGGTTTTGAAAAACCAGGTTGTAAACCATCATCTCCCCCACCTCAGGAAG ATTATGCTGCATTGTTTGCCAAATTAATTACAAGAACTGCCAAAGATATTGATGTCCTCATAGATAATTTACCAAGTGAAGATTCATCTACAGAGCTTCAG GTGGCAAGTTTACAGAAACTAGAGCTGGAAAATCAAGAGGAAGCAGAAAAATTAGAAGAAATTGTTGCAAGGGGAGAACAGTTGCTGAAAACAATTCAAAAATCTCTTGAGCAAATAGCTGCCTCACAACTTTATAGCCAGGGATTAGAGAGCAACTTTAGTCCTTCcagaatttaa
- the LOC106055966 gene encoding 60S acidic ribosomal protein P2-like, producing the protein MRYVAAYLLAILGGKSSPSSADIEKILSSVGIEAESDKINKIISELKGKNLEEVIAAGSKKLASVPSGGAAAAPAAAAPAKGGAAPAAAPAAEKKEEKKKAESEESEDDMGFGLFD; encoded by the exons ATGCGTTACGTAGCCGCTTACCTTCTTGCTATCCTTGGAGGAAAATCATCCCCATCATCAGCAGACATTGAGAAAATTCTCAGCAGTGTGGGCATTGAAGCAGAGTCTGACAAGATTAACAAGATTATTAGTGAACTCAAAGGAAAGAATCTTGAAGAGGTCATTGCTGCAG gctcaAAGAAATTGGCCTCAGTCCCATCAGGTGGTGCCGCAGCTGCACCAGCTGCTGCTGCTCCTGCTAAAGGTGGTGCTGCTCCAGCTGCTGCCCCCGCTGCAG agaagaaagaagagaaaaagaaggcTGAGTCTGAAGAATCTGAAGATGACATGGGCTTTGGATTgtttgattaa